The DNA region CCAACCATGCCTAGAAGGTGAACGATAAGATGGAATTACTAATCAAAGCATTTGAAAATGTGAAAATCGGTGTTCAAGAGCAAGGAGAAAATTTTGTCGGTTCAGAAGCTCGGTTGACAAAAAACCTGTCAAGGTTAAGAATGTTTTAATGCATAACTACACTATCGTTATGATTTGGGCGTTTACCAACTATGTGAAGAATATGGGTTATGGAAGCAAAAATGGGTAAAAGATACTAATAGattttttcccttttcatttaGTGAATCTGAATTTTGTAAACGGGCAGCCAGCATCACAAACTGCACCTACATTGCCGCCAGATATCCATTGTTTCCACCTAAGAATACAAGCTTGGATCCCGACGCTCCCAAAGTGAGGGATCTAAATATAGCCGAACGGAATGCAGAAAGGCCTCGAGAAGTTCTTGGGAAAAGAAAAGGTGTGGATGAACAACAATACTATTTTGTTGATTCTGATAATAATGCTTGGATGGATGATATGTGGTCCCAGTTTGGTGGAGGTAGTGTAGTTGGAGGTGCTAGCGAAGCTGGAGATCTCGTCTAACAACGCGTTTTCATCCGGGATGATGAAACATTCAAGTGCGGGGAGGGTAGATTAAAATTTAAACTATTTGCAGTGTCGCTATTTTTATATATCTGCTAtaactaaattgttgttttgtgtAACATGAAAAGTTAGGTGAAAGATTTGGGTAATACTTTTATTGCTCTATTGACCATGACTGTATTTGTTGGTTGGTGAAGTTTTTGTGTAGGACTAAAACCAACAATGTGtgaatatttttgtgaattattaaGTATGAAGTATGCATTAAATTTTATACGTTTTAATTTCTCTGGTCTTATTTTTAGCATCAATGTTTACCTAACATGTCCAAATTAATTGAATCTTTGATTATATTTTTTAGGAACAGTTTAGCAAACAATAGCGAAAAAACAGGAAAAGATATGTTTAAAAATCCACAAATGCGTCCATGGAATCCTTATTCGCAATGGTGGTATttttcaaacattctcaaaaatatatatatatatatatatatatatatatatatatgtgtgtgtgtcttTTATTTAACACATACAAATAGGTGTGTCTTATACTCATCAGATCATCAAGTTATCaacatattttcttttagtttttcacATCATTAAAGGATCAATTTAATAACCTAAATCTCCTACACTGCAATTTTTTATAAATACAAGGATTAGAAAGAACACTTAGCAGACAGCTTCTAGAACAAACAGTGCCACAAAATCAATTATGCCGGGGAATGCATAAAGAAATAGAAAGTCTCAGAGAACCTTGTAGTCTGAACCCAAAAATGCTGCTATTAACCCCAACTCAGGGTTACCCCAAAATAGTGTCAAAGCTCAATATTCTAAACATGTCCATCTTATAGACACTACACATCAACTGCAGCTCAACCCCAAATTATTCAGATTCAGCTATATAAATCATATCATCATATACATCCATTCCAGTCTAGAAAGTATATAGTTTTTACTTTTTACACAACTCTCCTGCTTTATCCAGACTTGAGCCTGGACGTTTAAGCTTTGCATAGCTCACAAGACTTGTCCACCTTATCAATCTAAAAGATACTCCATCTGTTTCATTTTGTATGTGGTCTATTTATAAAAATTGACAGCTTTCTATATTTATGAAAACTTTAGTTCTTCCCCTTTTAACATTAAAGACATACTTCTATAAAAATTACATGGCATCAAAAATAATTGTTCCCTCCGTTTCAAGTTATGTGACACTTTCCTTATTAGAACATAAAAAAGAATAACATATTTTgatatttgaaaacaattttgactttaaactttCTATTTTCCCTGCTTGATTTATGAAAGAAAGAATGATGTAGGTAGATAGAAGTAGTAGGAGTTCCCGTCGAAGGGCTATCCTTTCAATTTTTTGATTCCCAAGTCTTTTTTATTATCACTATTAGAATATTTTTGTTGACATCTTGGTCAGGGGTTTCTAAACTTTTATAATAACACAAATATTACGGAATATTTCAAACCACAAGTTTCAAATATCTTATAGCCACACACTTATCAAAAAAATATCTTATAGCCACATATATATTAGGATATATTTGACCACAAATTTCaatagtctttattttattttttaaacttatgcCGAGCCAAACTACAGTCACATTAATAGAAATGGAGTAGATTCTAAGAGCATTTTGGTATATTACTTACCTGTCAAATCTTTCTTTCTTCCTCATACTCTGATTTCCAATCAAACAGATTCACACACAAAACAAAACCGAGGGAGTAAAAATTGAGAACTTGGAAGAAAAGTACCTTGGAATAGGGAATAATATGGTCATAGTCATGGCATAGACAACCAGGACAACCCACAAGCTTCCGAAACAGTATATTCCCCAACGGGTCGCGGCGCCATCGGTCCGGGTCTCTACCCTTCACTTTCTCCGCTTTCCCCCAACACTGCTGCTTCACACTATACGGGAAACTTCTTGGGTTGTTATTAGAAGAAATTTCAAGCTTCTCAAACAAAGCCAAGTTTGAATCAGTGACAATTTCACTCTCAAGGAGAGCAGCTGATGGTGGACGAGATAGCCTGGAACCCGAAGGTCTTGAGTCGGGTCCTGATGGTTTAACGGGTCGGGTTCTTGTTGGGGATGAACCatacttgtttttccttttgcttTCTTTACTTGATGACCTCATGTTTCTGTTGATATTTTTAGCTCAAAAGCCATTGACACGAATTATGTTAGCTTTTGACCCGTTTGGAGTTGGGCAGCCATTTGAATGGGAAATCTAAATTGGGTCTTTACTGATTAGCCCAATGAAGTACACAAATAGTACTCAAAGCAAATAGTCTTAGATTTTGTCCTGGCATGCCCCGAGGTTATAACTTCAAATTCAATAAGTGTTTTCGCATTCGCCCCATGAGCAACACTTTTAACTTTTAacttttaactttaaaattttatCCACGAAGTAAGCGGggatcaaaaattaaaaattatcctAAAAAGTATCATATTTCTGCAAACCCCTCTTCATTATTATCAATATGTAGAAATGGCACCAAGTAACTGATGTTAAGAGCACTATTTGAAATGTTAGAGCCAAACTAGCCTGAAGTTTAGACCAGTTTTAACAAGAGGTCTAGTAGTGGAAGTCGTAGTCCTACACATGTCCAACAACACATAAGATCCAACAAATTTAGGCCCAAATGAAGACCCTGCTTACCCAATTGGATGCCAAACTAACAAACAAGCAGACTACACAGGGATTTAATTACGCAACTTGAACTCCACACACACTGCAATTCTTAAAACTGTAAATAACATCAATTCTCGCCAAGGTATATGGATAAGATTACATGAAGCATTCACAAGGTACACACATGCttatattttcagaaaactaAGTTGAAGTAACAGGAATAGTCATCATGGGGTAGCAGACTACTTCAAGTAGAGTTTCGAAACAAGACACTATCCAGGACTAGCCTAAAGCATTTTAGACAAAAGGTTTCATCGTAAAAGCCAGGAGAATCAGTAGAGCACAACCTTAACATGGTATGTTTGACATGGAAGCTATAACAACACAAGTTCATGATCAAGCAATTGCTTAACAGGGGAAACTTTTAGCATGCTAAACATTAGTCATAAAACAAGAAAAGTTCAAGAGGCATGTCACTTGGATCAACAAGGCAGGCATGTATCTAGATTAACACCAATTAATTTCATGTAGGGAGGGGAACTGAACACTGAGATATGTTCTAGAGGTCTTAGGCAGCACTAAACAATACAAGGTTTGAACAAGTCAGGGAGCACACATTGAAGTTTATAAGTAGCAGAAAAGCATGTCATGTTTGTTTACAGGTCCGGGCAATATTGGTACTTATAAATCACATGATCCATGGATCAACCATAAGTTTTACACAAATGACTCAGCATGAGGTAATACATTAGAACAAATTCTGGGTATAAGCTAGTTTATCACAAAGAATCTGGAACAAGTAGAGAGATGAACCCATGGCAAACAACAGGTATAAGCATTCAGGCATACCCAAACATATTAGGCTAAGTAGACTTAAGATAGTTAGAAATCGAGGGCATACATCAAACTTAGAGTTTTAGGCAGGTTCTAATGCTAGAAAAGCATACAGCTACAAGACAACTTTAAAGCAAATAGGACCATAAGTAGAGACGACATAGTAACATATCGGTTCACTAAAGCTTAAGTGGCATAGATATACAAGGCATGAACACAAGCAAAAGGATAAAATTGCGAGAGTCAAAGATACTGACCAGTAAAAATTAACGAACAAGTAAAGGAGAAGAACAAATTTTAGCAATATTTCAAAGATCAGTAGCAACAGAGGACTGCAGGATCCCAATCCgagtgcgtcagagttcacaagggatTCAGATgagccccgagcagtgctcacactgggaGGTAGATAAAGCAAATTccgatagccttggctttcagtcggccaagAACCAATAGTTTCAGAATAATATCGAGTGAGTGAGAGTGGGAGAGGGTAGTAATTTTTCAGTCCGTTTTAGGGAAAttgggggaggggtttatatagtgttgaATTAACCAAAATCATAAAAGGAAAACATCAATCGAAtcacaaaaataaggaaagaagtatTAATTGATTTAAAGAAGTTTCAACTGCCAAATCAAACTTTAGACCTTTCGGGTCTGAAGTTCTAATAAAGTCTAATTTCAGAATCGAAATCTTAAGGTtgattttggcaatttgattccAAGCTAGTTAAATTTTAAATACTCTATTTATTTTAGAGAtttgaggtgtttgaccaagcttctaaaaaaaatatttttaggtaaTAGCAAAAGTTATTTTTGATAAGCTTGAAAATTAAATTGTAGCTTCTTCTCATAAGCATTTTTTGAAAGCTTGCTAAGAACAAAATAGTGTCTACTATtagcaaaaatattttttaaaataccttttttgaaaaaatacttCTAACAAAAAAGCACTTTCCAAAATAAGCAGAATTTAGAATATTGAATAGGAAGAAAACACTGCAGGGGGTTTTCTAAAATTTACAAGCATACATACACATAATTACACAGCACGATCCAAAGTTTGTTAGTACATATGACCTACCACCTTAGGTTGACTATATAAAGACTTTTACGTAATTATTGTTATTTGACAGATTTTAAAAAGTAACTCAATCCTTGTTATAAATTATGATATTTATTTGAACCGAAACCACAGTCAACAATCTTGGTAAACAAACTCgaatcggtattttgacgattccgataggttcgtatgatatttttggacttgtacgcatgtttgTTTGGGTGGGTCTGGAGTGACCCGAGCGAGTTTCAGTGCATTTTGTGAAAGATTGTGAAAAATaagttttcaagttgaaatcttgagttttgatgataaattcttgttatttgatgttataTTGAAGATTTGAAATAGCGAACAGgtttatatgatgttattacacttgtgtgcatgttcggttTGTTTTCCGAGGGGCTCAGGCGAGTTTTGGATAGGCTTCGAACTATTTTTGACTTGTTGGAACTGTTATTTTTGACTTCTGGTGTctaatgcttcgcgatcgtgaaggctcTCTCGTGATCGCGAATGGGAGATTTTGGGCTGGGGCTAGTTTCTCTTCGCGAATACGAGAGGTCGGTTGTGAACACGAAGCAATGAAGGgcttacccttcgcaaacgcgataggcatctcgcaaacgcgaagctttGGGGAGGACCCGGGGGATTGCAgggttcttcttcgcgaacgcagatcAGGGGACGCGAACGCGATAGCAGGCTGAGAATTAAGCTTTCGTGAATGCGTCAGGTGCTTCGCGAACGCTAAAAACACCTAATGCCCAGATATTTAAAAGTGCTGAAAGTCGAGATTTAGGCATTCaatattatttttgaaagataaagCTCGGCCTAGAGAGGATTTAAAGATATTTCCATCCCCACTTCAATGGTTAGTgaattttaactagttttgatgTATTTCCATAATCACCCATTGATTTTTAACCTTAATCTATGAtattcatggtagaaattaggggttttgggtagaaactagggattttacaaaattgagatttagaactcaaattgaggtcggatttcaaaatatatcacataaccgggctcgggggtgaagaGCTAATCGGGCTTTAGTCCgaatctcgaattttgaccaagcaagctcggggttgacttttgttaatttttttttccaatttcatTAAAGATCTAACCAgtttcactcgtgggtagttttaaagattattttgaattaattgaactatatttggctagatttgattagtttggaggctaattctaaaggAAATGTTGTGGTTGAGCATTGATTGGGTTGCGaaaagaggtaagtatcgtggttaaatTTGACTTGAGGGAATCATGACTATTGATCTATTTGCTACTTAATTTATGTGTGGGGacgacgtatatgcaaggtgacgagtgtatatacgtagTCACAGGTTAAGCATGTGGGTTGagatatttatttattgttttcaatTATTTCATGCCTTTATTTGATCCATGTTATTACTTGTTAAATactttaattgctacttgcctttaCGTGTTAAATTCATCCTTGGATCCGTTACATGCCTTAGTTactaattatttttatgtatCCATGTAGTTATTTATTGACTGTCTTTACTTGCCTTTATACCTCGTGTGTTCTTAGATAGCTTCTTTTATCCGCTTTATGTATTTAATTATATAATTCATTTATTGTGTATTAATGGGATTATGCCGTAGTTGGTTGTAGTTTATACGTTTGATTTATATttttgtgggatcgggttgcgcgccataacagatattgatattattgccACGCCACAACGGTATTTGTACATTTATATtttggatcgagttgcgcgccgcaacggaaaAAACATGTTATTTATATATTTGTGGATCTGGTTACGCGCCACAACGGAGaagatattatttatttatatatttgtgGATCGAATTGAGCGTCGCAATGAAGAAGACATATTTAACTGTTTCAAACTGTTGTTTCCCGTATCCGGATTATATTGAGAAAATTgagatttgatgttattttgaggtCCTCTATTATATAATTTATGTTCCAGTTTTCATGTTATAATTGCTTTCTCTCTTTCGttgttatttcattatattcGTATAGATTTTTAGTGAGTGCCTTGTTATAGCCTCgccactacctcgtcgaggttaggctcgatacttatagagtacatagggtcggttgtactcatgctacacttctgcacttcttgtgaagATTCTGGTATTGGCCCCAGTAGCAGTTAGTGAAGGCATGCTTGGATTAGCTGAtcacggagacttgaggtatagttgtacGACGTCCGCAACTCTGAAATCCCCTTCCCTATCTAGTTCTATTGTTTATTTtcatttcaaacagttgtacttTCATTCAGATTTTGGTTGTAGCACTgttagaatgcttatgtacttgtgacaccaaattttgaggtttgattAATCAGTATTTGGAGTTATTATATCTTCTTTTAAAACTCTACAGCTTTATTTATCATTAAATTGCTTTCAATTTTGGTTTTAAATGATTAATTGTgtactaatgttggcttgcctagcaagtagactTTAGGCGCCATGATGACCCCGCGGTGGGGGtttcgagtcgtgacaagttggtattagagccgggtttcctaggtctcacaagtcatgaacaagcttagtagagtctggatgatcggtacagagacatttgtacttatcttctagaggatATAGAGCTTTAGGAAATGTTACTTCTTTAtttctctatcgtgcgacttTATTCTATCACGGAAGTTTGAACCATTTTGTTCTTGTTTTCTCGCAGATGGCAAGGACACGCACAACATCCACAGTCGAGCCGGAGCCCCGGGTTGCAGCCTCTACTAGGGGTAGGGGCCGGGGCCGAGGTCGAGCCAGAGGCAGGGgaagagctcagcctagagcccgcGCAGCAGCACCTATTGCAGAGCCTCAAATCGAGCAGGGGGAGGAGATCCCTACTCCAGTTGTGCcagttggaccagctcaggtcccagaggggttcatagcGACTCCcatacttcaggacgctctaatACACTtagtgggacttatggagagtgtggcccaggccgATGCATTTCCTGTGGCactagccatctctcaggctgggggaggagcccagactcccgctactcacaatCGGGAGTAGATGGCTCCCACATATTAGACTCCGGCGATCCCAACAGTTAGAGTATTTTAGCCCATTATTGCTACTCAGCTCGGGGAGAAGCACACTATGTCGCAGAGAGGTTGAAAGGATTGGACAAGTTCACTAAGTTATTTCCTATTCTCTTTGGTGGCACACCTTCTGAagacccacaggatttcattgaccGTTTCCACGAGGTATTGCGCAATATGGTTATAGTGGAGTCTAATAGATTTGACTTTGCGATATTTCAGATGCACGGCTTCACCAAGAGATGGTGGCGGGACTATGTTCGAGGTAGACTAATGGGATCACCTCTactcacttgggatcagttttcacagCTATTTTTGAAGAAGTTCATCCCT from Nicotiana tabacum cultivar K326 chromosome 24, ASM71507v2, whole genome shotgun sequence includes:
- the LOC107823203 gene encoding uncharacterized protein LOC107823203 isoform X2, which gives rise to MRSSSKESKRKNKYGSSPTRTRPVKPSGPDSRPSGSRLSRPPSAALLESEIVTDSNLALFEKLEISSNNNPRSFPYSVKQQCWGKAEKVKGRDPDRWRRDPLGNILFRKLVGCPGCLCHDYDHIIPYSKGGQSTLENCQVLQATVNRSKGNRTDISKAELIQRSSYCRVSGRDMDLLELSAYGNVRHGQDSGGCKIQCSHWVAVVV
- the LOC107823203 gene encoding uncharacterized protein LOC107823203 isoform X1; amino-acid sequence: MRSSSKESKRKNKYGSSPTRTRPVKPSGPDSRPSGSRLSRPPSAALLESEIVTDSNLALFEKLEISSNNNPRSFPYSVKQQCWGKAEKVKGRDPDRWRRDPLGNILFRKLVGCPGCLCHDYDHIIPYSKGGQSTLENCQVLQATVNRSKGNRTDISKAELIQRSSYCRVSGRDMDLLELSAYGNVRHGQDSGGCKIHLCRCSHWVAVVV